The Pseudomonas eucalypticola genome has a window encoding:
- a CDS encoding LpxA family transferase, translated as MFDLSEYLHDFTLPAWQPWAGMTPWALVADAPGQVAAWLAMLSPHDYRIADGQAIHRTATVEPGALLKGPLVVGPGCFIAAGALLRGGCWLGEGCIIGPGAELKTSFVFAGSKLAHFNFVGDSVLGRDVNLEAGSIVCNYRNERDDKQVRVRLGGALVSTGSDKFGALIGDGARLGANAVLAPGALLARGTVIGRAALYDAEAL; from the coding sequence ATGTTTGACCTGAGCGAATACCTGCACGATTTCACCTTGCCTGCCTGGCAACCCTGGGCCGGCATGACGCCTTGGGCGCTGGTCGCCGATGCCCCTGGCCAGGTGGCGGCCTGGCTGGCGATGCTTTCCCCCCACGACTACCGCATCGCCGATGGCCAAGCCATTCATCGCACGGCCACGGTGGAACCTGGCGCGTTGCTCAAAGGGCCGCTGGTGGTCGGGCCAGGGTGTTTCATCGCTGCCGGCGCCTTGCTGCGCGGTGGCTGTTGGCTGGGGGAGGGGTGCATCATCGGCCCCGGGGCGGAATTGAAGACGTCTTTCGTCTTCGCCGGCAGCAAACTCGCCCATTTCAACTTCGTCGGTGACTCGGTGCTGGGGCGGGATGTGAACCTGGAGGCGGGCAGTATCGTCTGCAATTACCGTAACGAGCGGGACGACAAGCAGGTGCGGGTGCGCCTGGGTGGCGCGCTGGTGTCCACCGGCAGCGACAAGTTCGGTGCGCTGATCGGCGACGGTGCGCGCCTGGGCGCCAACGCCGTGCTGGCCCCGGGGGCCCTGTTGGCACGCGGGACGGTGATCGGCCGGGCGGCGCTGTATGATGCCGAGGCGCTGTAA
- the dnaX gene encoding DNA polymerase III subunit gamma/tau: MSYQVLARKWRPRSFREMVGQTHVLKALINALDNQRLHHAYLFTGTRGVGKTTIARIIAKCVNCETGITSTPCGECSVCREIDEGRFVDLIEIDAASRTKVEDTRELLDNVQYAPSRGRFKVYLIDEVHMLSSHSFNALLKTLEEPPPYVKFILATTDPQKLPATILSRCLQFSLKNMTPERVVEHLSHVLGAENVPFEDDALWLLGRAADGSMRDAMSLTDQAIAFGEGKVLAADVRAMLGTLDHGQVYGVLQALLEGDARALLEAVRHLAEQGPDWNGVLSEMLNVLHRVAVAQALPDAVDNGHGDRDRVLAVAQALPAEDVQFYYQMGLIGRRDLPLAPDPRSGFEMVLLRMLAFRPADTGDAPRPVLKPVGTSQATAESPQAPAIAAAPVAIAAPAPAPAPTPVAAPAPPPAPVSAQAAPAPVAEEVDLPWNEPKPIEPSPAPAVEPDPLPVPTEEPVLDVVAEQPALTPMPTPVPASVVPPAPEADSPPIEYVPAGMDRDDEPPLDEDYYEPDVDSASYSYLDDLASESVPEPTPEPEPLPASKPATGLALQWLELFAKLPISGMTGSIAANCSLIAVDGDHWLLHLDPAHSALFNSTQQRRLNDALNQYHGRTLTLTIELIRPEQETPAQAAARRRAERQGEAEASIHSDPFIQQMIREFGAVVREDTIEPVEALVSQSQ, encoded by the coding sequence ATGAGTTATCAGGTTCTTGCACGTAAATGGCGTCCGCGCTCCTTCCGCGAAATGGTTGGCCAGACCCATGTGCTCAAGGCTCTGATCAACGCGCTGGACAACCAGCGGTTGCACCACGCCTACCTGTTCACCGGTACCCGCGGGGTGGGCAAGACCACCATCGCCCGTATCATCGCCAAGTGCGTGAACTGCGAAACCGGCATTACTTCCACCCCGTGCGGTGAGTGCTCGGTGTGCCGGGAGATCGACGAAGGGCGCTTCGTCGACCTGATCGAGATCGACGCCGCCAGCCGCACCAAGGTCGAGGATACCCGCGAACTGCTCGACAACGTGCAGTACGCGCCAAGCCGCGGGCGCTTCAAGGTCTACCTGATCGACGAAGTGCACATGCTCTCCAGCCACTCGTTCAACGCCTTGCTCAAGACGCTGGAAGAGCCGCCGCCCTACGTCAAGTTCATCCTCGCGACCACCGACCCGCAGAAGCTGCCGGCCACCATTCTGTCGCGGTGCCTGCAGTTCTCGCTGAAGAACATGACCCCCGAGCGCGTGGTCGAGCACCTGAGCCACGTGCTGGGTGCCGAGAACGTGCCGTTCGAAGACGATGCATTGTGGTTGCTGGGCCGCGCTGCCGACGGTTCCATGCGTGATGCCATGAGCCTGACCGACCAGGCCATTGCCTTCGGCGAGGGCAAGGTACTGGCCGCCGACGTGCGGGCCATGCTCGGTACCCTGGACCACGGCCAGGTGTATGGCGTGCTGCAGGCGTTGCTCGAAGGGGATGCCCGTGCGCTGCTGGAAGCCGTGCGCCACCTGGCCGAACAGGGCCCGGACTGGAATGGCGTGCTGTCGGAAATGCTCAATGTGCTGCACCGCGTGGCGGTGGCCCAGGCCCTGCCGGACGCCGTGGACAACGGCCATGGCGACCGCGACCGCGTGCTGGCGGTGGCCCAGGCGCTGCCCGCCGAGGACGTGCAGTTCTACTACCAGATGGGTTTGATCGGGCGCCGTGACCTGCCGCTGGCCCCGGACCCGCGCAGTGGTTTCGAAATGGTCCTGCTGCGCATGCTGGCGTTCCGCCCGGCGGATACCGGCGACGCCCCCAGGCCGGTGTTAAAGCCGGTGGGGACCAGCCAAGCCACGGCTGAGTCCCCGCAAGCCCCGGCTATCGCAGCTGCTCCGGTGGCCATTGCTGCCCCGGCGCCGGCCCCAGCGCCAACACCGGTCGCTGCGCCTGCGCCCCCGCCAGCACCTGTGTCGGCGCAGGCAGCGCCCGCGCCCGTGGCCGAAGAAGTCGACCTGCCGTGGAACGAGCCCAAGCCCATCGAGCCGTCGCCGGCGCCGGCGGTCGAGCCCGACCCGCTGCCCGTTCCCACCGAAGAGCCGGTGCTGGACGTGGTCGCCGAACAGCCCGCCCTGACGCCAATGCCGACGCCAGTGCCCGCCAGCGTGGTGCCGCCGGCGCCGGAAGCCGATTCGCCGCCCATCGAGTACGTGCCCGCAGGCATGGACCGCGACGACGAGCCGCCGCTGGACGAAGATTATTACGAGCCCGACGTCGACAGCGCTTCGTATAGTTACCTGGACGACCTGGCCAGCGAGAGCGTGCCGGAGCCGACGCCTGAGCCTGAGCCGTTGCCGGCCTCGAAGCCGGCCACGGGCCTGGCCCTGCAATGGCTGGAACTGTTCGCGAAACTGCCGATTTCCGGCATGACCGGCAGCATTGCCGCCAACTGCAGCCTGATCGCCGTGGACGGCGACCACTGGTTGCTGCACCTGGACCCGGCCCACAGTGCGCTGTTCAACAGCACCCAGCAGCGGCGCCTGAACGACGCCCTGAACCAGTACCACGGGCGCACCCTGACGCTGACCATCGAGCTGATCCGCCCCGAGCAGGAAACCCCGGCCCAGGCCGCCGCCCGTCGGCGTGCCGAGCGCCAGGGCGAGGCCGAGGCGTCCATCCACAGCGATCCGTTCATCCAGCAGATGATTCGGGAGTTCGGTGCGGTGGTGCGTGAGGATACTATTGAACCTGTCGAGGCGTTGGTCAGCCAAAGCCAGTAA
- a CDS encoding YbaB/EbfC family nucleoid-associated protein — MMKGGMAGLMKQAQQMQEKMAKMQEELANAEVTGQSGAGLVSVVMTGRHDVKRVSLDDSLMQEDKDVLEDLIAAAVNDAVRKIEAASQDKMGGMTAGMQLPPGFKMPF; from the coding sequence ATGATGAAAGGTGGCATGGCCGGCCTGATGAAGCAGGCCCAGCAGATGCAGGAAAAAATGGCCAAGATGCAGGAAGAACTGGCCAACGCCGAAGTGACCGGGCAATCCGGCGCAGGCCTGGTCAGCGTGGTGATGACCGGTCGTCACGACGTCAAGCGTGTCAGCCTGGATGACAGCCTGATGCAGGAAGACAAGGACGTGCTGGAAGACCTGATCGCCGCGGCCGTCAATGACGCCGTGCGCAAGATCGAAGCCGCCAGCCAGGACAAGATGGGCGGCATGACCGCCGGCATGCAACTGCCGCCGGGCTTCAAGATGCCGTTCTAA
- a CDS encoding NADP-dependent oxidoreductase — translation MSQDLILNQRFVLASRPKGAPTPENFRLERQALPELEDGQVLLRTLYLSLDPYMRGRMSDAPSYAAPVQIGEVMTGGAVSVVEQSRHPKFHPGDQVVGSTGWQTHSIAKGDDLVVLPAGIPSPSLALGVLGMPGMTAYMGLMHIGQPQAGETLVVAAASGAVGSVVGQVAKLKGLKVVGVAGGADKCRYVVDELGFDACVDHKSPTFAQDLAAACDQGIDVYFENVGGEVFEAVMPLLNPRARIPVCGLIAAYNATDLPEGPDRLSLLPRLLLTKRIRMQGFIVFDDFGDRHAEFLAAMVPWVRDGKVRYREHVVEGLEQAPEAFIGLLQGHNFGKLVVKVSEA, via the coding sequence ATGTCCCAGGACCTGATCCTCAACCAGCGTTTCGTGCTGGCCTCGCGCCCCAAGGGCGCGCCAACCCCCGAGAATTTCCGCCTGGAACGCCAGGCGTTGCCTGAGCTGGAAGACGGCCAGGTGCTGCTGCGCACGCTTTACCTGTCACTGGACCCCTACATGCGCGGGCGCATGAGCGACGCCCCTTCCTACGCCGCCCCCGTGCAGATTGGCGAAGTCATGACCGGCGGCGCGGTCAGCGTCGTCGAGCAGTCGCGCCACCCGAAATTCCACCCCGGTGACCAGGTGGTAGGCAGTACCGGCTGGCAGACCCACAGCATCGCCAAGGGCGATGACCTGGTGGTGCTGCCCGCTGGCATCCCGTCGCCCTCGCTGGCATTGGGCGTGCTGGGCATGCCCGGCATGACCGCCTACATGGGCCTGATGCACATCGGCCAGCCCCAGGCCGGAGAGACCCTGGTGGTAGCCGCCGCGTCGGGTGCCGTGGGCTCCGTGGTGGGGCAGGTGGCCAAGTTGAAGGGCTTGAAGGTAGTGGGCGTGGCCGGCGGTGCCGACAAGTGCCGCTACGTGGTGGACGAGCTGGGCTTCGATGCCTGCGTCGACCACAAGTCACCCACCTTCGCCCAGGACCTGGCCGCGGCCTGCGACCAGGGTATCGACGTGTACTTCGAGAATGTCGGCGGGGAAGTGTTCGAAGCGGTGATGCCACTGCTCAACCCGCGCGCCCGAATCCCGGTGTGCGGGCTGATCGCCGCCTACAACGCCACCGATCTGCCCGAAGGCCCCGACCGCTTGTCGCTGTTGCCGCGCCTCTTGCTGACCAAACGCATCCGCATGCAAGGCTTCATCGTCTTTGACGACTTCGGTGACCGCCATGCCGAATTCCTCGCCGCCATGGTGCCGTGGGTACGGGACGGCAAGGTGCGTTATCGCGAGCACGTGGTCGAGGGACTGGAGCAAGCGCCCGAAGCGTTTATCGGCCTGCTGCAGGGGCACAATTTTGGCAAGCTGGTGGTCAAAGTGTCTGAGGCGTGA
- the recR gene encoding recombination mediator RecR, with amino-acid sequence MSFSPLIRQLIDALRTLPGVGQKTAQRMALQLLERDRSGGTRLAQALSQAMEGVGHCRQCRTLTEEELCPQCADHRRDDTLLCVVEGPMDVYAVEQTGYRGRYFVLKGHLSPLDGLGPDAIGIPQLMARIEEQGSFTEVILATNPTVEGEATAHYIAQLLTSKGLTASRIAHGVPLGGELEMVDGGTLAHSFAGRKPISL; translated from the coding sequence ATGAGTTTCAGCCCCTTGATCCGCCAACTGATCGACGCCTTGCGCACTTTGCCCGGCGTGGGTCAGAAAACCGCGCAGCGCATGGCGCTGCAATTGCTGGAGCGCGATCGCAGTGGCGGCACGCGGCTGGCCCAGGCCCTGAGCCAGGCCATGGAAGGTGTGGGCCATTGCCGTCAGTGCCGCACCTTGACCGAAGAAGAACTGTGCCCGCAATGCGCCGACCACCGGCGGGACGACACCTTACTGTGCGTGGTGGAAGGGCCGATGGACGTGTACGCGGTGGAGCAGACCGGCTATCGCGGCCGCTACTTCGTGCTCAAGGGCCACCTGTCGCCGTTGGACGGCCTGGGCCCGGACGCCATCGGCATACCGCAGCTCATGGCGCGTATCGAAGAGCAGGGCAGCTTCACCGAGGTGATCCTGGCCACCAACCCCACGGTTGAAGGCGAGGCGACCGCCCACTACATCGCGCAACTGCTGACCAGCAAGGGCCTGACCGCCTCGCGCATTGCCCACGGCGTGCCGTTGGGCGGCGAACTGGAAATGGTCGACGGCGGCACCCTGGCGCATTCGTTCGCCGGGCGCAAACCGATCAGCCTGTAG
- a CDS encoding MFS transporter — protein sequence MHRTLLYFIGAILVGDGLMNFLVPLVVYGLTGSLGYAGLAYLVSWLPRLVLMPLVGGAIDRWGVRPLSITADLIKCAACLGVLALIQGQAPGLVLTVGAGLLGSLISIGNAQTLLSCEKIIAARPQHLDRDANRLSRLDQGGMVLGPLLGMMLFTTGYTLLLALAASLYLANALFFLFYTGLPDTADKRLAGQPPAGHWRAALLIFMGSPLLWLMTLLAVGNNAFDGTIEASGAALVDRLMALPIQYYGLIDLCAGVCGVAATMLYARLIGRLGRHGLFAASLALALAASALLVAVMEALWAFLACYALGIAAKVMMGNYMRVMRISLIPQAHLASVSAMISLVNQSILPVVGLLIYWFDRQGWSIAGLLVASILLSALAGWRVLAQGRQVAPASGAAATG from the coding sequence ATGCACCGAACCCTGCTGTACTTCATTGGCGCCATCCTGGTGGGCGACGGCCTGATGAATTTTCTGGTGCCGCTGGTGGTGTACGGCCTGACCGGCAGCCTCGGCTACGCCGGGCTGGCCTACCTGGTGTCCTGGTTGCCGCGCCTGGTGCTGATGCCGTTGGTGGGGGGCGCGATCGACCGTTGGGGCGTACGGCCGCTGTCCATCACCGCCGACCTGATCAAATGCGCCGCCTGCCTGGGCGTGCTGGCGCTGATTCAGGGCCAGGCGCCTGGTCTGGTGCTGACGGTTGGCGCCGGGTTGCTGGGTAGCCTGATCAGCATTGGCAATGCCCAGACACTGCTGAGTTGCGAGAAAATCATCGCGGCCCGCCCCCAGCACCTGGATCGTGACGCGAATCGCCTGAGTCGTCTCGACCAAGGGGGCATGGTGCTCGGACCGCTGCTGGGCATGATGCTCTTCACAACCGGCTATACGCTGCTATTGGCACTGGCTGCCAGCCTGTATCTGGCCAACGCACTGTTCTTTCTTTTCTATACCGGGCTTCCCGACACGGCCGACAAGCGGTTGGCCGGCCAGCCCCCTGCTGGCCACTGGCGAGCAGCGTTGCTGATTTTCATGGGCAGCCCACTGTTATGGCTGATGACCTTGCTTGCCGTGGGCAACAACGCCTTCGATGGCACCATCGAGGCCAGCGGTGCGGCGCTGGTGGACCGGCTCATGGCGCTGCCCATCCAGTATTACGGGTTGATCGACCTGTGCGCCGGCGTGTGCGGCGTCGCGGCCACGATGCTGTACGCCCGGCTGATCGGACGCCTGGGACGTCATGGGCTGTTCGCCGCATCCCTGGCCCTGGCCCTCGCGGCCAGCGCCCTGCTGGTCGCGGTGATGGAGGCGTTGTGGGCATTCCTGGCCTGCTACGCGCTGGGCATCGCCGCCAAGGTGATGATGGGCAATTACATGCGGGTCATGCGCATCAGCCTGATTCCCCAGGCGCACTTGGCCAGCGTGTCGGCCATGATCAGCCTCGTGAACCAGTCGATCCTGCCCGTGGTCGGGCTGTTGATCTATTGGTTCGATCGTCAGGGCTGGTCGATTGCCGGGCTATTGGTCGCCAGCATCCTCTTGTCGGCATTGGCCGGCTGGCGAGTGCTGGCCCAGGGCCGCCAGGTGGCCCCTGCCAGCGGCGCGGCCGCTACAGGCTGA
- a CDS encoding adenine phosphoribosyltransferase, translating into MVIDTFSFKSLIRPVVDFPKPGVIFRDITPLFQSPKALRMVIDSFVHRYIDADFSHIGAMDARGFLIGSIVAHELNKPLILFRKQGKLPADVLAEGYKTEYGEAFLEVHADSLCEGDSVILFDDLIATGGTLIAAANLVRRMGARVHEASAIIDLPELLGSQRLEDMGIPTFCLTNFALTDM; encoded by the coding sequence ATGGTTATCGACACCTTCAGCTTCAAATCCCTGATCCGCCCCGTCGTGGACTTCCCCAAGCCCGGTGTCATCTTCCGTGACATCACCCCGCTGTTCCAGTCGCCCAAGGCCCTGCGCATGGTGATCGACAGTTTCGTGCACCGCTACATCGACGCCGACTTCAGCCACATCGGCGCCATGGACGCGCGCGGCTTCCTGATCGGCTCCATCGTCGCCCATGAACTGAACAAGCCGCTGATCCTGTTCCGCAAGCAAGGCAAGCTGCCCGCCGACGTGCTGGCCGAGGGCTACAAGACCGAGTACGGCGAAGCCTTCCTGGAAGTGCACGCCGACAGCCTGTGCGAAGGTGACTCGGTCATCCTGTTCGACGACCTGATCGCCACCGGCGGCACCCTGATCGCCGCTGCCAACCTGGTGCGCCGCATGGGCGCGCGCGTGCACGAAGCCAGCGCCATCATCGACCTGCCGGAGCTGCTGGGTTCCCAGCGCCTGGAAGACATGGGCATCCCGACGTTCTGCCTGACCAACTTCGCCTTGACCGATATGTAA
- the fnr gene encoding fumarate/nitrate reduction transcriptional regulator Fnr: protein MSEPVKLRTVTQAHCKDCSLAPLCLPLSLNLEDMEALDEIVKRGRPLKKGEFLFRQGDRFGSVYAVRSGALKTFSLSDGGEEQITGFHLPSELVGLSGMDAEAYPVSAQAQETTSVCEIPFERLDELSVQLPQLRRQLMRVMSREIRDDQQMMLLLSKKSADERIATFLVNLSARFRARGFSANQFRLSMSRNEIGNYLGLAVETVSRVFTRFQQSELLAAEGKEIHILDPIQLCALAGGTLEA, encoded by the coding sequence ATGTCCGAGCCAGTCAAACTGCGCACTGTCACTCAGGCCCACTGCAAGGATTGCAGCCTGGCACCCCTGTGCCTGCCCCTGTCGTTGAACCTCGAAGACATGGAAGCCCTGGACGAAATCGTCAAGCGCGGCCGCCCGCTGAAGAAAGGCGAATTCCTGTTCCGCCAGGGGGACCGCTTCGGTTCCGTGTATGCGGTGCGCTCAGGCGCGCTGAAAACCTTCAGCCTCAGCGATGGCGGTGAAGAACAGATCACCGGCTTCCACCTGCCCAGCGAACTGGTGGGCTTGTCGGGCATGGACGCCGAGGCCTACCCCGTCTCGGCCCAGGCCCAGGAAACCACCTCGGTGTGCGAGATTCCGTTCGAGCGCCTGGATGAACTGAGTGTGCAACTGCCCCAGTTGCGCCGCCAGTTGATGCGGGTCATGAGCCGCGAAATTCGTGATGACCAGCAGATGATGCTGTTGCTGTCGAAGAAGTCAGCCGACGAACGGATCGCCACCTTCCTGGTCAACCTCTCGGCGCGTTTCCGTGCCCGTGGCTTCTCGGCCAACCAGTTTCGCCTGAGCATGTCGCGCAACGAAATCGGCAACTACCTGGGGCTGGCCGTGGAGACGGTGTCGCGGGTCTTCACCCGTTTCCAGCAGAGCGAACTGCTGGCCGCCGAAGGCAAGGAGATCCATATCCTGGACCCTATCCAACTGTGTGCCCTGGCCGGTGGCACCCTGGAAGCGTGA